The following are encoded together in the Cicer arietinum cultivar CDC Frontier isolate Library 1 chromosome 2, Cicar.CDCFrontier_v2.0, whole genome shotgun sequence genome:
- the LOC140919447 gene encoding secreted RxLR effector protein 161-like: MFDRNPVNIPMERGLKLSKFEDGQKEDPSFFKSLVESLKYLTCTRPDILYVVGVVSRFTEAPTTTHMKVTKRILCYLKCTLDYGLFYSSSNDFKFFGFCDSDFAGDIDDRKSISGFIFFMGDCAFSWSSNKQPIVTLSTCDSEYVAAATCTYHAIWLRRLLDELHMPQKEATDIYIDNKSA, from the coding sequence atgtttgatCGCAATCCGGTGAACATACCAATGGAGAGAGGATTAAAGTTGTCAAAGTTTGAAGATGGACAAAAGGAGGACCCTTCTTTTTTCAAAAGCCTCGTTGAAAGCCTAAAATACTTAACATGTACAAGACCTGACATTCTATATGTGGTTGGAGTAGTGAGTCGTTTCACGGAAGCTCCTACTACTACACACATGAAAGTCACCAAGAGGATACTTTGCTACCTTAAATGTACACTTGATTATGGACTATTTTACTCTTCttctaatgattttaaattttttggattttgtgATAGCGACTTTGCGGGAGATATTGATGATAGAAAGAGTATTAGTGGCTTTATATTTTTCATGGGAGACTGTGCTTTTTCGTGGAGCTCAAATAAACAACCTATTGTCACACTTTCAACATGTGATTCAGAGTATGTAGCAGCAGCAACTTGCACTTATCATGCCATTTGGCTAAGGAGATTATTGGACGAACTTCATATGCCACAAAAGGAAGCTACTGATATTTATATAGACAACAAGTCGGCATAA
- the LOC101502930 gene encoding embryonic abundant protein VF30.1-like, whose product MEFSRLSILALFCLVFVRIGASPLSAEDYWQSVWPNTPLPKAFSDLLLPYGRTHSLPIRAEEINQYSTLFFEHDLYPGKKITLGNSQSLGKIVRPFTKPTQGVTDSIWLTNKKRQSLDDFCASPTATGEHKHCVSSLESMVDHVISHFGTTKIKAISSTFGQNQDQYVVEEVKRVGDNAVMCHRLNFEKVVFNCHQVQATTAYVVSLVAPDGTKAKALTVCHHDTRGMNHELLYEALKVDPGTVPICHFIGNKAAAWVPNFSDDHLCAI is encoded by the exons ATGGAATTTTCGCGTCTTTCTATTTTAGCTCTATTTTGT tTGGTTTTTGTGAGAATTGGTGCATCACCACTGTCTGCTGAAGATTATTGGCAATCTGTTTGGCCTAACACTCCTCTGCCAAAGGCTTTCTCTGATCTATTGTTGCCTT ATGGAAGAACTCACAGTCTACCCATCAGAGCTGAAGAAATTAATCAATACTCAACACTCTTTTTCGAACATGATCTCTATCCTGGGAAGAAAATTACCTTGGGTAATAGTCAATCTTTGGGAAAGATAGTACGACCATTCACAAAACCAACACAAGGTGTCACTGACTCCATATGGTTGACAAATAAAAAGAGACAAAGTCTTGATGATTTTTGTGCGAGTCCAACGGCTACAGGAGAACATAAACATTGTGTATCATCCTTGGAATCAATGGTTGATCATGTCATTTCACATTTTGGGACGACAAAGATTAAGGCAATTTCAAGTACCTTTGGCCAAAATCAAGACCAATATGTTGTTGAGGAAGTGAAAAGAGTTGGAGACAATGCAGTAATGTGTCACAGATTGAATTTCGAAAAAGTTGTGTTCAATTGCCACCAAGTGCAAGCAACAACCGCTTACGTAGTCTCATTGGTAGCCCCTGATGGAACTAAAGCTAAGGCTTTAACAGTTTGTCACCATGATACAAGAGGTATGAATCATGAATTGCTTTATGAAGCTCTCAAAGTTGACCCTGGAACTGTCCCTATTTGCCATTTCATCGGCAATAAGGCTGCTGCTTGGGTACCTAACTTTTCTGATGACCATTTATGTGCCATCTAG
- the LOC101502613 gene encoding exocyst complex component EXO70B1-like, translating to MHILIQIRSWLMQTTVWKYLGFTSAVVGLVCYALSSSFNHLFGNWNLLKIFLYSVFCFIICLLILSAMIWKNHSRRLRFRVQFAFLVLTLTSVYSFFSDRVMNGKPDSYSLISSAAFAIMSLSLSRQTQCGFEVDLLYFFLGCLIVQLMKIKWQLFIVGAGFSYSLIILRSSFPSIDTEPDNIQDEISVVIDVLSSQLASTDKITSSMIEQLRTCVNAIQHDNLYVINMFLEQLKEYFDDASELVLSEQNLEEVLKIDAISQETINNLQETIKLIVSVGFEKDCSSVYSSCRREYLEEFLIKNLFDFEKFSIENVNKIPWKEIRHPIKRWIKASKVAIKILFPTERRLCDLVFFGFSDAADRSFTDVCKGSTIHLLNFADALANGSRSPERLFRVLDVFEALRDLIPDFESLFCDEYSVSLRNEAILVFKNLGKAIVAIFVELENAIRQDQSKTAVSGGRLLPIVRYVMNYLRLICDYRKTLEQVFEDHDNHVDDDRVPSSSSLLVQMDRIMKVLDTNLEAKAKVFNDSALSCVFLMNSSSYILQKIKNSELGDILADDTIQKHQAKFRHNYEQYQMSSWNKVTEFLKIDNNEIVPSDMVEKSMKEKLESFNLLFEEICRVQSTWFVLDEQLREDIRISIERNLLPAYGNFIGRFQSVMELGKNTDKYIKYATNDIEARLNDLFQGS from the coding sequence ATGCATATTCTAATCCAAATCCGAAGCTGGCTGATGCAGACAACTGTATGGAAATATTTGGGCTTCACTTCAGCTGTTGTTGGATTAGTTTGTTATGCTCTCAGCTCTTCTTTCAACCATctttttggaaattggaattTGCTGAAGATATTTCTTTACAGTGTTTTCTGTTTCATTATCTGCTTACTAATTTTATCTGCAATGATTTGGAAGAATCACTCGAGAAGACTCAGGTTTCGAGTTCAATTCGCATTTTTGGTATTGACTCTCACCTCTGTGTATTCCTTTTTCTCCGACAGAGTGATGAATGGGAAACCAGATTCATATAGCCTCATTTCAAGTGCTGCCTTTGCTATCATGTCATTGAGTTTGTCGCGGCAAACTCAATGTGGATTTGAAGTTGATCTTCTTTACTTTTTTCTCGGTTGTTTAATTGTACAACTCATGAAGATTAAATGGCAGTTATTTATTGTTGGAGCAGGTTTCAGTTATTCTCTTATTATTCTTCGTTCTTCTTTTCCTTCCATAGATACAGAACCAGATAATATCCAAGATGAAATTTCGGTAGTTATTGATGTACTTTCATCACAACTAGCTAGTACTGATAAAATTACTAGTAGCATGATAGAACAGTTGAGGACTTGTGTTAATGCGATTCAGCATGATAATTTGTATGTCATCAACATGTTTTTGGAGCAACTAAAGGAATATTTTGACGATGCATCTGAATTAGTGTTGTCTGAACAGAACCTGGAAGAAGTGCTCAAGATAGATGCGATATCGCAAGAAACGATTAATAACCTTCAGGAAACGATAAAGTTAATCGTGAGCGTTGGTTTTGAGAAGGATTGTTCTAGCGTGTACAGCAGTTGCCGGAGAGAGTACTTGGAAGaattcttaataaaaaatttatttgattttgaaaagtTTAGTATTGAGAATGTTAATAAGATTCCATGGAAGGAAATCAGACACCCGATTAAGCGATGGATTAAAGCTTCGAAGGTTGCTATTAAGATACTTTTCCCAACCGAGCGCAGACTCTGCGATCTTGTTTTCTTCGGATTCTCAGACGCTGCCGATCGCTCATTTACAGACGTTTGTAAGGGAAGCACGATTCAtttgctgaattttgctgaTGCGTTAGCGAATGGAAGCCGTTCGCCAGAGCGGTTGTTTAGAGTCCTCGACGTGTTTGAAGCATTGCGTGACCTAATTCCGGACTTTGAGTCTCTGTTTTGTGATGAGTATAGTGTGTCGCTAAGGAATGAAGCAATTTTAGTTTTCAAGAATTTGGGAAAAGCGATCGTGGCTATTTTCGTGGAGTTGGAAAATGCGATTCGACAAGATCAATCAAAGACGGCAGTTTCCGGTGGAAGGCTACTCCCTATTGTTCGTTATGTGATGAACTACCTCAGACTCATTTGTGACTATAGAAAGACACTGGAGCAGGTGTTTGAAGACCATGACAATCATGTAGATGATGATAGAGTTCcctcttcttcctctctttTAGTACAAATGGATCGGATTATGAAGGTATTGGATACTAATTTGGAAGCCAAGGCTAAAGTCTTTAACGATTCTGCTTTGAGCTGTGTTTTCTTGATGAATAGCAGCAGTTACATACTTCAAAAGATCAAAAATAGTGAATTAGGAGATATTTTAGCGGATGATACGATCCAAAAACACCAGGCAAAATTTCGGCACAACTATGAGCAATATCAGATGAGCTCATGGAATAAGGTGACGGAATTTCTGAAGATAGACAACAATGAAATAGTGCCTTCTGATATGGTAGAGAAATCAATGAAAGAGAAACTCGAATCGTTCAACTTATTGTTTGAGGAAATATGTAGGGTTCAGTCTACGTGGTTTGTCTTGGATGAACAACTTAGGGAAGACATAAGAATTTCGATTGAGAGAAACTTGTTGCCAGCGTATGGAAACTTCATTGGAAGGTTCCAAAGTGTTATGGAACTTGGTAAGAATACTGATAAATATATTAAGTATGCAACAAATGATATTGAAGCAAGACTCAATGACCTGTTTCAGGGAAGCTGA